The following coding sequences are from one Megamonas funiformis window:
- the ebgA gene encoding beta-galactosidase subunit alpha, whose product MKTWENHQIDGINRMPARAHFLTFPSKEKALLNNNRYTHAFKNLNGVWKFMFLDAPEYSPEGFFNSDFDVTKMDDITVPGNWQLQGYGKMHYSDLWYNFPINPPYVPTENPTGIYKRTFFVEESYRDKKIIIRFCGVDSAYHLWINGKEVGYSKVARNESEFDITDLIRVGEENDVTVRVYQWSDGTYLEDQDMWWESGIFRDVELIGVPKDGINDYKVIADLDDEYKNGIFKVEAFLRTIKEVNVTFELVDAGENTVFTKTVVAKEGKACIDEVITNVNHWTAETPYLYKLFMTVEDDGQIVEVIPQNVGFRNIKLNGETFLVNGVAIKFKGVNRHDYSPQNGRVVSREEIEKDIILMKQFNINAIRTSHYPNSYYLYDLCDEYGMYLIAETDLECHGFELTGDYKWITDDPSWELAYVSRMTRMIERDKNHPAIIFWSLGNESAFGCNFRKMTDVAHEMDPTRLVHYEGDFDVESADVYSTMYTWIENPKKPYLMKDIIEKSKKPHIHCEYCHAMGNGPGNLKDYQDLVYAHDKLQGGFVWEWFDHGIESFTESGEKYYRYGGDFGDDPSNKDFCIDGLIMPDRTPSPGLYEYKKVIEPITTTAVDIQKGIINLLSRYDFANLDRFNLVYKVMEDDVILQTGFMAVPSIEARANKDITLPYDLSAIKVKPGAHYYVNISYQLREDTRYASSGHELATAQFELPLYKEGIMVRPEGILNVEKEHTTLHVKGANFSLDFNLVNGNLMNIVRDGMQVLSKGPRLTLWRAPISNDMEIIDKLKKVYFLHLEHEVVMNIDYHMEGNILKVEVDTINSTTNSAWHFKTKYVYTVCPSGDILIDVEGTPSGRVDLAPDMLPRIGVSMHLDKSMEHVRYFGMGPGENYADSKEAAQMGLYANTVDGLFTNYVIPQENGNHMGCKWVSMTNDRGMGLLASTEGDFNFSASWYEDKDLDDAKHTCDLVKRDYIVFNVDYKQNALGTNSCGQWQLDKYRAKFEDFKLSFRLTPFNNKEVLDKHLAAERICLDK is encoded by the coding sequence ATGAAAACTTGGGAAAATCATCAAATTGATGGAATTAATAGAATGCCAGCAAGAGCACATTTCTTGACATTTCCATCTAAAGAAAAGGCACTTTTAAACAACAATAGATATACTCATGCATTTAAAAATTTAAATGGCGTTTGGAAATTTATGTTTTTAGATGCTCCAGAATATAGTCCAGAAGGTTTCTTTAATAGTGATTTTGATGTAACTAAAATGGACGATATCACAGTTCCAGGAAATTGGCAGTTACAAGGCTACGGCAAAATGCACTATTCTGATTTATGGTATAATTTCCCTATTAATCCACCATATGTACCAACAGAAAACCCAACAGGTATTTATAAACGTACATTTTTTGTAGAAGAAAGCTATCGCGATAAAAAAATCATCATTAGATTTTGCGGTGTAGACTCTGCATATCATTTATGGATTAATGGCAAGGAAGTAGGCTATAGCAAAGTTGCTAGAAATGAATCTGAATTTGATATTACAGATTTAATCCGTGTAGGCGAAGAAAATGATGTAACTGTTCGTGTATATCAATGGTCTGATGGCACATATTTAGAAGACCAAGATATGTGGTGGGAAAGTGGAATTTTCCGCGATGTAGAATTAATAGGTGTGCCTAAAGATGGTATCAATGATTATAAAGTAATTGCTGATTTAGATGATGAATATAAAAATGGTATTTTCAAAGTAGAAGCTTTCTTACGTACAATAAAAGAAGTTAATGTTACTTTTGAATTAGTAGATGCTGGTGAAAATACTGTATTTACAAAAACTGTAGTAGCTAAAGAAGGCAAAGCTTGCATTGATGAAGTAATCACTAATGTAAATCATTGGACAGCAGAAACTCCTTATTTATATAAATTATTTATGACTGTAGAAGATGACGGTCAAATTGTAGAAGTTATTCCTCAAAATGTAGGTTTCCGCAATATTAAATTAAATGGCGAAACTTTCTTAGTAAATGGTGTAGCTATTAAATTTAAAGGTGTAAACCGTCATGATTATAGCCCACAAAATGGTCGTGTAGTATCTAGAGAAGAAATTGAAAAAGATATTATTTTAATGAAACAATTCAATATCAATGCAATTCGTACATCTCATTATCCTAATTCTTATTATCTATACGATTTATGTGATGAATATGGTATGTATTTAATCGCTGAAACAGATTTGGAATGTCATGGTTTTGAATTGACTGGCGATTATAAATGGATTACAGATGATCCTTCTTGGGAACTTGCTTATGTTTCTAGAATGACTCGTATGATTGAACGCGATAAAAACCATCCTGCTATTATCTTCTGGTCTTTAGGAAATGAATCTGCTTTTGGTTGCAATTTCCGCAAAATGACAGATGTAGCACATGAAATGGATCCTACAAGATTAGTTCATTATGAAGGCGACTTTGATGTAGAATCTGCTGATGTTTATTCTACAATGTACACATGGATTGAAAATCCAAAGAAACCATATCTCATGAAAGATATTATTGAAAAATCTAAAAAACCACATATTCACTGCGAATATTGCCATGCAATGGGTAATGGCCCAGGAAACTTAAAAGATTATCAAGATTTAGTATATGCTCATGATAAATTACAAGGTGGTTTCGTTTGGGAATGGTTTGACCATGGTATTGAATCCTTCACAGAAAGTGGAGAAAAATATTATCGCTATGGCGGAGATTTTGGTGATGACCCAAGCAATAAAGATTTCTGTATCGATGGCTTAATCATGCCAGATAGAACACCATCTCCAGGTTTATATGAATATAAAAAAGTTATTGAACCAATTACAACTACTGCTGTAGATATTCAAAAAGGTATCATAAACTTATTAAGCCGTTATGATTTTGCAAATTTAGATAGATTTAATCTCGTTTATAAAGTTATGGAAGATGATGTAATTCTTCAAACTGGATTTATGGCTGTTCCTTCTATTGAAGCTAGAGCAAATAAAGACATTACATTACCATATGATTTATCTGCAATCAAAGTAAAACCAGGAGCTCATTACTATGTAAATATTTCTTATCAATTAAGAGAAGACACAAGATATGCTTCTAGCGGTCATGAACTTGCTACTGCTCAATTTGAATTACCTTTATATAAAGAAGGTATCATGGTAAGACCAGAAGGTATTTTAAATGTTGAAAAAGAACATACTACTTTACATGTAAAAGGCGCTAACTTCTCTTTAGACTTTAACTTAGTAAATGGTAATTTAATGAATATTGTTCGTGATGGTATGCAAGTATTGAGCAAAGGTCCTCGCTTAACTTTATGGAGAGCACCTATCAGCAATGATATGGAAATCATTGATAAATTGAAAAAAGTATACTTCTTACATCTTGAACATGAAGTAGTGATGAATATTGATTATCACATGGAAGGCAATATCTTAAAAGTAGAAGTAGATACAATCAATAGTACAACTAATAGTGCATGGCACTTCAAAACAAAATATGTATATACAGTATGCCCATCTGGCGATATCTTAATTGATGTAGAAGGTACTCCTTCTGGTAGAGTTGATTTAGCACCAGATATGTTACCTAGAATTGGTGTAAGTATGCACTTAGACAAATCTATGGAACATGTACGCTATTTCGGTATGGGACCTGGCGAAAACTATGCAGACTCTAAAGAAGCAGCGCAAATGGGCTTATATGCAAATACTGTAGATGGATTATTTACAAACTATGTAATTCCTCAAGAAAATGGAAATCATATGGGTTGTAAATGGGTATCTATGACAAATGACAGAGGTATGGGTCTTTTAGCATCAACTGAAGGTGATTTTAATTTCAGTGCTTCTTGGTATGAAGATAAAGATTTAGATGATGCAAAACATACTTGTGATTTAGTAAAACGTGATTACATTGTATTTAATGTAGATTACAAACAAAATGCTTTAGGTACAAATTCTTGCGGTCAGTGGCAATTGGATAAATATCGTGCAAAATTTGAAGACTTTAAATTATCCTTTAGATTGACTCCATTTAACAATAAAGAAGTTTTGGATAAACATTTAGCTGCTGAAAGAATTTGTCTTGATAAATAA
- a CDS encoding Rossmann-like and DUF2520 domain-containing protein has translation MKIGFIGAGKVGFSLGKYLQNNCSQNDVEIVGYFSKSLKSAKSAADFTSTKLYINLENILKDSDTLFLTVPDGSISQIWDYMRNLDIRNKNICHCSGSISSTAFFDAQNKGAYAYSIHPLCAINDRYEAYKNLANAVFTIEGNSEHLDSLMQIFQKCGNDIIKIDTQKKALYHASAVMASNLVTALFATSIDLLNHCGVDKKMAKNILLPLLQGNVANLTTFDIKDALTGPVERNDVVTIKKHLNVFNQENLNQEKEIYKLLSQKLIEIAQSKNSLKDYSEMKEVFDSEKYSINI, from the coding sequence ATGAAAATAGGATTTATTGGTGCGGGGAAAGTGGGCTTTTCCCTAGGAAAATATTTACAAAATAATTGCAGTCAAAATGATGTAGAGATTGTAGGTTATTTTAGTAAATCTTTAAAATCGGCAAAATCAGCAGCAGATTTTACCAGTACTAAATTATATATAAATCTTGAAAATATCTTAAAAGACAGTGATACCTTATTTTTGACAGTGCCTGATGGTAGTATTAGTCAAATTTGGGATTATATGAGAAATCTGGATATTAGAAATAAAAATATTTGTCATTGTAGCGGTTCGATATCTTCGACCGCTTTTTTTGATGCTCAAAATAAAGGTGCATATGCATATTCTATCCACCCACTTTGTGCGATAAATGATAGGTATGAAGCTTATAAAAATTTAGCAAATGCTGTATTTACTATTGAAGGTAATAGTGAGCATTTAGATAGCTTGATGCAGATTTTTCAAAAATGTGGTAATGACATCATAAAAATCGATACGCAAAAGAAAGCACTATATCATGCTAGTGCAGTAATGGCTAGTAATTTAGTTACAGCTCTATTTGCCACGAGTATAGATTTATTAAATCATTGTGGTGTAGATAAAAAGATGGCAAAAAATATTTTATTGCCATTATTGCAGGGTAATGTAGCTAATTTAACTACTTTTGATATCAAAGATGCTTTGACTGGTCCAGTAGAGAGAAATGATGTAGTTACGATAAAAAAACATTTAAATGTATTTAATCAAGAAAATTTAAATCAAGAAAAAGAAATTTATAAGTTATTATCACAAAAATTAATTGAAATTGCACAAAGTAAAAATTCATTAAAAGATTATAGTGAAATGAAAGAGGTTTTTGATAGTGAAAAATACAGTATCAACATTTAA
- the panB gene encoding 3-methyl-2-oxobutanoate hydroxymethyltransferase has product MKNTVSTFKMQKESKDKITMLTAYDYSTAKLIDEAGVNGILVGDSLGMVMLGYEDTLSVTMEDMIHHIKAVTRGAKNALVVGDMPFMSYQTSVYDAVKNAGRLVQEGHCQAVKLEGGESVCPQIKAIVEASIPVMAHIGLTPQSVNAFGGFKVQGKSEDAAKRILQEAKAVEKAGAFAVVLECIPDKLAKIVTEEINIPTIGIGAGSDCDGQILVYQDMLGMFGGFKPKFVKRFANVGEEMTKAFKGYIEETKAKTFPAKEHCFKIDDSVIEKLY; this is encoded by the coding sequence GTGAAAAATACAGTATCAACATTTAAAATGCAAAAGGAAAGCAAAGATAAAATTACAATGCTTACAGCATATGATTATTCTACAGCAAAATTGATTGATGAAGCTGGAGTTAATGGAATTTTAGTAGGTGATTCCTTGGGCATGGTCATGCTTGGTTATGAAGATACATTATCTGTTACTATGGAAGATATGATACACCATATAAAAGCTGTTACTAGAGGAGCAAAAAATGCTTTAGTTGTAGGTGATATGCCATTTATGTCTTATCAGACATCTGTTTATGATGCTGTGAAAAATGCAGGTCGTTTAGTGCAAGAAGGTCATTGTCAGGCAGTAAAATTAGAAGGTGGAGAAAGTGTTTGTCCACAGATAAAGGCAATTGTCGAAGCTTCTATTCCTGTTATGGCACATATAGGGCTTACACCACAATCTGTTAATGCCTTTGGCGGTTTTAAAGTTCAAGGGAAAAGTGAAGATGCTGCTAAAAGAATTCTTCAAGAAGCAAAAGCTGTAGAAAAAGCAGGTGCGTTTGCTGTAGTATTGGAATGTATTCCAGATAAATTGGCAAAAATTGTCACTGAAGAAATAAATATACCGACAATTGGCATTGGTGCAGGTAGTGATTGCGATGGTCAGATTTTAGTATATCAAGATATGCTTGGTATGTTTGGCGGATTTAAACCTAAATTTGTGAAACGCTTTGCAAATGTTGGTGAAGAAATGACAAAAGCTTTTAAAGGTTATATTGAAGAAACAAAAGCAAAAACATTTCCAGCAAAAGAGCATTGTTTTAAAATAGATGATAGTGTAATTGAAAAATTATATTGA
- the pheA gene encoding prephenate dehydratase yields the protein MKKLAFLGPHGTNSEEAAIYMANLRKEKMNLVAYNTIQDAIQAVAQKNVDYCLVPVENSIEGSVRITLDTLAHDVDLMIESELIWSVHNQLLTKNPNAKIHTIISHIQPLAQCREYLKSHYPTAKTESVSSTARAAEKASCYGDGYAAIATKTAADLYNLQIIDTDIQDVEDNFTRFILLTNKDKVKKYQDVANMMIICQIDGRAGSLYELLGDFACRKVNMTRIESRPARTSLGEYIFFIEIDANVDKDILQEALVQASKKCFWLKNLGKFPVYKASNKLVNEIN from the coding sequence ATGAAGAAATTAGCTTTTTTAGGACCTCATGGAACAAATAGTGAAGAAGCTGCAATTTATATGGCTAATTTGCGTAAAGAAAAAATGAATTTAGTGGCATATAATACAATACAAGATGCTATACAAGCTGTTGCTCAAAAAAATGTAGATTATTGTTTAGTACCAGTGGAAAATTCAATAGAAGGTTCAGTTCGTATTACCTTGGATACTTTGGCTCATGATGTTGACTTAATGATAGAGTCTGAATTAATATGGAGTGTACATAATCAATTATTAACAAAAAATCCTAATGCTAAGATACACACAATAATTTCTCATATTCAACCATTAGCTCAATGTAGAGAATATTTAAAGAGTCATTATCCAACGGCAAAGACAGAATCTGTTTCTAGTACAGCTAGAGCAGCAGAAAAAGCAAGCTGTTATGGAGATGGTTATGCGGCAATAGCGACAAAAACAGCAGCTGATTTATATAATTTGCAGATAATAGATACAGATATTCAAGATGTTGAAGATAATTTTACTAGATTTATTTTATTGACTAATAAAGATAAAGTAAAAAAATATCAAGATGTAGCCAATATGATGATAATTTGTCAGATAGATGGTAGAGCTGGCAGTTTATACGAACTTTTGGGTGATTTTGCTTGTCGAAAAGTAAATATGACAAGAATTGAATCAAGACCTGCGCGTACAAGTTTAGGCGAGTATATTTTTTTCATAGAAATAGATGCTAATGTGGATAAAGATATTTTACAAGAAGCACTTGTGCAGGCTAGTAAAAAATGTTTTTGGCTTAAAAACTTGGGAAAATTCCCAGTATATAAAGCTAGTAATAAATTAGTAAATGAAATAAATTAA
- the aroF gene encoding 3-deoxy-7-phosphoheptulonate synthase, which yields MVVIMNPDAREENIMAVVKAIESVGLTAKIMEGAQQKIVGVIGDKTRMGSLAVEAMEGVEQTVAISKSYKLASREFHPANTVVDVDGVKIGDGNVVVMAGPCAVESREQLLEAAKIVKAGGAQFLRGGAYKPRTSPYSFQGLENKGLEYLAEAREVTGLKVVTEVTEVEAVDAVAHYADILQIGARNMQNFRLLKEVGRCNKPVMLKRGLCATIDEWLNAAEYIMNEGNHNVILCERGIRTYETYTRNTLDMSAVAAVKHLSHLPIIVDPSHGTGKWRMVKPMSFAAIVAGADGLIIEVHPNPAKALSDGPQSLTPENYREVMRGVYKISDFMKAENLFTDYMKD from the coding sequence ATGGTTGTAATAATGAATCCTGATGCAAGAGAAGAAAATATCATGGCTGTAGTAAAAGCTATCGAAAGTGTAGGGCTCACAGCTAAGATAATGGAAGGTGCACAGCAGAAAATTGTTGGTGTAATAGGTGACAAAACTCGTATGGGTTCACTAGCAGTAGAGGCAATGGAAGGTGTAGAACAGACAGTGGCTATTTCTAAATCTTATAAATTAGCCAGCCGTGAATTCCACCCAGCAAATACTGTTGTTGATGTAGATGGTGTAAAAATCGGTGATGGCAATGTAGTAGTAATGGCAGGCCCATGTGCAGTAGAATCTCGTGAACAATTATTAGAAGCAGCAAAAATCGTAAAAGCCGGTGGAGCACAATTTTTACGTGGTGGCGCTTATAAACCTCGTACTTCTCCATATTCTTTCCAGGGTCTTGAAAATAAAGGTCTTGAATATTTGGCTGAAGCTCGTGAAGTTACAGGATTAAAAGTAGTAACAGAAGTAACAGAAGTAGAAGCTGTTGATGCTGTAGCTCATTATGCGGATATTTTACAGATTGGTGCACGTAATATGCAAAATTTCCGTTTATTAAAAGAAGTTGGAAGATGTAATAAACCAGTTATGCTCAAACGTGGTCTTTGCGCTACTATTGATGAATGGTTAAATGCTGCTGAATATATTATGAATGAAGGCAATCATAATGTAATTTTATGTGAACGTGGTATTCGTACTTATGAAACATATACAAGAAATACATTAGATATGAGTGCTGTAGCAGCAGTAAAACATTTAAGTCATTTACCAATTATCGTAGACCCAAGTCATGGTACAGGTAAATGGAGAATGGTAAAACCTATGAGCTTTGCAGCAATAGTAGCTGGAGCAGATGGACTTATCATTGAAGTTCACCCAAATCCTGCAAAAGCTTTATCTGATGGACCACAATCTTTGACACCAGAAAATTATAGAGAAGTAATGCGTGGTGTCTATAAAATTTCTGATTTTATGAAAGCAGAAAATTTATTTACTGATTACATGAAAGACTAA
- the aroH gene encoding chorismate mutase: protein MQGIRGAITVENDNREEIIEAVKKLLINILEANDITAEDIGAALFSATKDLSSVFPAFAARQLPNWDLVPLFDAQQLYVENSMKKCIRVLLLVNTDKTQKEIKHIYLGRASQLRPDIAKA, encoded by the coding sequence ATGCAAGGAATTAGAGGAGCTATCACTGTGGAGAATGATAATCGTGAAGAGATTATTGAGGCTGTCAAAAAATTATTAATAAACATTCTTGAAGCTAATGATATTACTGCTGAAGATATTGGTGCTGCTTTATTTAGTGCTACTAAGGATTTATCTAGTGTATTTCCTGCTTTTGCTGCACGCCAATTACCTAATTGGGATTTAGTACCACTTTTTGATGCTCAACAATTGTATGTAGAAAACAGTATGAAAAAATGTATCCGCGTTTTACTTTTGGTGAATACTGATAAAACACAAAAGGAAATAAAACATATTTATTTAGGTAGAGCAAGTCAACTTCGCCCTGATATTGCCAAAGCTTAA
- a CDS encoding ABC1 kinase family protein, whose protein sequence is MIKFPKQTKYSSSHRLREMVLVLRKHNVLTSDMTPEKLRLILEDLGPTFVKLGQILSLKPGFLPADYAIELTKLQTQAKPLDFSIIKDCLEKEYNKKIEDVFLDIDDHALGSASIAQVHKATLKTGEKIVIKVQRPGIYEVMAKDIVLLKRAVSILQVFKTSSSILDFNAILDEMWNITKQEMDFMMEAEHIDEFKRLNSEDIFVDCPTVKHELTTARVLVMEYIDGHRIDEISKLKAQGYNVEELGIHLGKNYVKQIIEDGYFHADPHPGNIWIKNGKIIWLDLGMMGRLSSKERDALKKAVYALVQHDTYEMKNAILTLGTVQGKLNHIQLYEDIDNLMNRYSNANFQTLKLSELAHDIITVARRHKLSINPGLSMFARGVVTIESVLKICCPNVNFIDIFASYMRADFKRNFSWKEEFTKFKRDSYLMLQKSMHIPEQLSDILKMTMSGQTKVNLDLTGSEEPLRRLDKMINKLIIGIICSALLLGSSIICTTNMTPQIMEIPILGVLGYLVAVFLSIRLMINIFKEK, encoded by the coding sequence TTGATAAAATTTCCTAAACAAACAAAATACAGTTCCTCTCATCGTTTACGGGAAATGGTGCTTGTTTTACGTAAGCATAATGTACTTACAAGCGATATGACACCTGAAAAATTGCGTTTAATCCTAGAAGATTTAGGCCCTACATTTGTAAAATTAGGTCAAATACTCTCTTTAAAACCAGGATTTTTACCTGCCGATTATGCCATTGAATTGACTAAATTGCAAACACAAGCTAAGCCTTTAGATTTTAGCATCATCAAAGACTGCCTTGAAAAAGAATATAATAAAAAAATAGAAGATGTTTTTCTCGATATAGATGACCATGCACTTGGCTCTGCTTCTATAGCTCAAGTACATAAAGCTACATTAAAAACTGGTGAAAAAATAGTCATCAAAGTACAACGTCCTGGAATTTATGAAGTAATGGCTAAAGATATAGTTTTATTAAAACGAGCTGTATCTATCTTACAAGTCTTTAAAACTTCATCTAGCATTTTAGATTTTAACGCCATTCTTGATGAAATGTGGAATATCACTAAGCAAGAAATGGATTTCATGATGGAAGCTGAACATATTGATGAATTTAAACGACTTAATAGTGAAGATATTTTCGTTGATTGTCCTACTGTAAAACATGAACTGACTACAGCTCGCGTACTTGTAATGGAATATATTGACGGTCATCGCATTGATGAAATCAGCAAATTAAAAGCCCAAGGTTATAATGTTGAAGAATTAGGTATTCATCTCGGCAAAAATTATGTAAAACAAATCATTGAAGATGGCTATTTTCATGCTGATCCTCACCCAGGTAATATTTGGATAAAAAACGGTAAAATTATTTGGCTTGATTTAGGTATGATGGGACGCTTATCTTCTAAAGAACGTGATGCTTTAAAAAAAGCTGTTTACGCCCTTGTTCAACATGATACTTATGAAATGAAAAACGCTATTTTAACTTTAGGCACTGTTCAAGGAAAATTAAATCATATCCAACTTTATGAAGACATTGATAATCTAATGAACCGTTATAGTAATGCCAATTTCCAAACATTAAAATTAAGCGAATTAGCACATGATATCATAACTGTTGCTCGCCGTCATAAACTTTCTATTAATCCTGGTCTAAGTATGTTTGCCCGTGGTGTCGTTACGATTGAATCTGTTCTCAAAATTTGTTGTCCTAATGTCAATTTTATTGATATTTTTGCCTCTTACATGCGAGCTGATTTTAAACGAAATTTCAGTTGGAAAGAAGAATTTACTAAATTCAAACGAGATAGCTATTTAATGCTTCAAAAATCCATGCATATACCAGAACAATTATCTGATATCTTAAAAATGACAATGAGCGGACAAACTAAAGTTAATTTAGACTTAACAGGCTCAGAAGAACCACTTCGTCGTTTAGATAAAATGATTAATAAATTAATCATCGGTATCATTTGCTCTGCACTACTTTTAGGTTCTAGCATTATCTGCACTACTAATATGACACCTCAAATAATGGAAATTCCTATTTTAGGTGTATTAGGATATCTAGTAGCCGTCTTCTTATCAATTCGTTTAATGATTAACATTTTTAAAGAAAAATAG
- a CDS encoding glucosaminidase domain-containing protein gives MFFRKYKILGSSLIVAACISISFPSQASMTPMQNNYTLKGLSQHQQRETSAVIALKTDNDDNTFDKKETSNHSVSEKIAAILKGDSDKKEQNKVVNYGSSSIMGSAIATREQCVNYLLKNNPNPKITVSAEELVDYYYEEAGKEGIRPDAAFAQALKETGFFRYGGTVIPDQNNYCGLGTTSATVKGAYFETARIGVRAHIQHLLAYASVRPPREDVVDPRYSLVRAVYSTSTIDTWPGLNGRWAVPGNNYGQEILQILDNITEE, from the coding sequence ATGTTTTTTCGCAAATATAAAATTCTTGGTAGTTCTTTAATTGTCGCAGCTTGTATCAGTATTAGTTTTCCTAGTCAAGCTAGTATGACTCCTATGCAAAATAATTATACTTTAAAGGGCTTAAGTCAACATCAACAACGCGAAACAAGTGCTGTTATTGCTTTAAAAACTGATAATGATGATAATACTTTTGATAAAAAAGAAACATCTAATCACTCTGTATCAGAAAAAATCGCTGCTATTTTAAAAGGCGACTCTGATAAAAAAGAACAAAATAAAGTAGTAAATTATGGCAGTTCTTCTATCATGGGTTCAGCTATTGCAACTCGTGAACAATGCGTAAATTACCTGCTCAAAAATAACCCAAATCCTAAAATTACAGTTTCTGCTGAAGAATTAGTTGATTATTATTATGAAGAAGCTGGCAAAGAAGGAATTCGTCCTGATGCAGCTTTTGCTCAAGCTTTAAAAGAAACAGGATTTTTTAGATATGGTGGTACAGTAATACCTGACCAAAATAATTATTGCGGTCTAGGTACAACAAGTGCTACTGTAAAAGGTGCTTATTTTGAAACAGCTCGTATTGGTGTTAGAGCTCATATTCAACATTTATTGGCTTATGCTTCCGTTAGACCTCCTCGCGAAGATGTAGTAGACCCACGTTATTCCTTAGTTCGTGCCGTTTATTCTACATCAACAATTGATACATGGCCTGGTTTAAATGGTCGTTGGGCAGTTCCTGGAAATAATTACGGACAAGAAATTCTACAAATTTTAGATAATATTACAGAAGAATAA
- a CDS encoding NCS2 family permease has protein sequence MSIKEYFKFEERKTSYFTETLAGFTTFLTMAYIIILNPSVLSQTGMDFNGVFFATIIATIVGCLFMGIFANYPIAIAPGLAMNAYFSFVVVISMGIPWQEALGAVFISALIFLILSLTSFRQAVINAIPASMKEGISAGIGLFISFVGLQSAHIIVSSPATLVTLGNFTDPVTYMSLIGLFISIILVVNNVRGALFLGMIITSILSFLFGYISLPDTIFSIPELGNTFMQMDIMGAISHNLYTIIFTFFIVTLFDTTGTMLGIAKQAGLMKNDTFPNVKSALLADSIASLVGSIFGTSPTSAYVESGSGVASGGRTGFVNVIIALLFLLMLFTAPIAKVLSTVPAVTAPALIIVGFYMMSSLSRINWDDMQEAFPAFLIFLMMPLSYSITDAVGIGIISYCLIKIFSGKIKQVHPLLYVFMLLFIIQFVVLSN, from the coding sequence ATGTCAATAAAAGAATATTTTAAATTTGAAGAACGAAAAACTTCTTATTTTACTGAAACCCTTGCTGGTTTTACTACCTTTTTAACTATGGCATATATCATCATCTTAAATCCTAGTGTTCTAAGCCAGACAGGTATGGATTTTAATGGTGTATTTTTTGCCACAATAATTGCAACTATTGTCGGTTGCTTATTCATGGGAATTTTTGCTAACTACCCTATAGCGATTGCTCCTGGACTTGCAATGAATGCTTACTTTAGTTTTGTTGTAGTAATTTCCATGGGAATTCCTTGGCAAGAAGCTTTAGGTGCTGTATTTATTTCCGCTTTAATCTTTTTAATCCTTTCATTGACATCATTTCGTCAAGCTGTTATCAACGCTATACCAGCTTCAATGAAAGAAGGTATCAGTGCTGGTATCGGTTTATTTATCAGTTTTGTCGGTCTTCAAAGTGCTCATATTATTGTATCTTCTCCAGCTACCCTAGTTACTCTTGGTAATTTTACTGACCCTGTAACTTATATGTCACTTATCGGTTTATTTATAAGCATTATTTTAGTGGTAAATAATGTACGTGGTGCTTTGTTTTTAGGCATGATTATTACCTCTATATTATCTTTCCTTTTTGGTTATATCAGCTTACCTGATACTATTTTCAGTATACCTGAACTCGGTAATACATTTATGCAAATGGATATCATGGGAGCTATTTCTCATAATCTTTATACTATAATTTTTACATTTTTCATTGTTACTTTATTTGATACTACTGGTACTATGCTTGGTATTGCCAAACAAGCAGGATTGATGAAAAATGATACTTTTCCTAATGTAAAAAGCGCTCTTTTAGCAGATTCTATCGCTAGCCTTGTTGGTTCTATTTTTGGTACAAGCCCAACATCTGCTTATGTTGAATCTGGTTCTGGTGTAGCTAGTGGTGGTCGTACTGGTTTTGTAAACGTCATCATTGCTTTATTATTCCTCTTGATGCTTTTTACAGCTCCAATCGCTAAAGTTTTATCCACTGTTCCAGCAGTTACTGCACCAGCATTAATTATTGTTGGTTTTTATATGATGAGCAGTTTATCTCGTATAAATTGGGACGATATGCAAGAAGCTTTTCCTGCTTTCTTGATTTTTCTAATGATGCCATTATCTTACAGTATCACTGATGCTGTTGGTATCGGTATTATCTCTTATTGCTTAATAAAAATATTCTCTGGAAAAATTAAACAAGTTCACCCTCTACTTTATGTATTTATGCTTTTGTTTATTATCCAATTTGTAGTCTTAAGCAATTAA